A section of the Scleropages formosus chromosome 16, fSclFor1.1, whole genome shotgun sequence genome encodes:
- the primpol gene encoding DNA-directed primase/polymerase protein translates to MRREMRKSWADVVRRVEQRAQSFQHHPLGSPYKPRLSRPWQPTSVWKLFPRQSGALAFAQGCTQEVHVFALEKEQATGGQRIYLVTSYTELWHYYRTYRHSLMHCYEVIPEGAVCRLYFDLEFHRPSNRGLDGVSMVLRLIQFVCWKLDDTYGVKCSCEHVLNLDSSTNEKFSRHLIFHVPNAVFKDNLHAGRFVHKILQPALDSLRRSRLVGTLSRHEAVRDALGSEPPSPVENLQPAASPQAEKRRHGEEDLSFLLVKDKDGQDQLFVDLGVYTKNRNFRLYKSSKAGKNVAFSLAEDNAFVPPPDKQRCTEERVFLTSLVTNISFTGQKILTSDAPEVTETRRLLLAPQSLPRASDSVAGHQLSPYKEVDDFILRLIHRDAVQGAIRRWSYFVSEQLLVYDILKYRWCGNVGRFHRSNNIMIVVDLKQEVWYQKCHDPMCKSQKYRSPSCPLPQEICMSCLLKEDDEDQEYLMDDAGNIEASQRQEESRDLSGAELRQAGQDEGWEEWPDDQAHLDALDEVERAAWDEVPDELLLDVMAKYESSECAVAVSRAGVEPPGAQTETFSSLCRIVTETSQRSPSIHT, encoded by the exons ATGAGAAGAGAAATGAGGAAGAGCTGGGCAGATGTGGTGCGCAGGGTGGAGCAGCGGGCCCAGTCTTTCCAGCACCATCCCCTGGGCTCTCCTTACAAGCCCCGGCTGTCACGGCCCTGGCAGCCGACCTCCGTGTGGAAGTTGTTCCCTCGGCAGAGCGGGGCCCTTGCCTTTGCCCAGGGCTGCACGCAG GAGGTGCACGTGTTTGCGCTGGAGAAGGAGCAGGCCACGGGTGGCCAAAGGATCTACTTGGTGACCAGTTACACGGAGCTGTGGCACTATTACAG AACCTACCGGCACTCCCTCATGCATTGCTACGAGGTGATTCCGGAAGGTGCTGTTTGCAGACTGTACTTCGACTTGGAGTTCCACAGACCTTCCAACAGAGGTTTGGATGGTGTGTCCATGGTCCTGAGGCTCATTCAG tttgtgtgcTGGAAGCTGGACGACACCTACGGGGTGAAGTGCTCTTGTGAACATGTGCTGAACTTGGACTCCAGCACCAATGAGAAGTTCAGCAGGCATCTCATATTCCATGTGCCGAACGCCGTGTTCAAGGACAATCTTCATGCTG GACGATTTGTACACAAGATTCTGCAGCCGGCGCTGGACTCCCTCCGTAGATCGCGGCTGGTGGGGACGCTATCCAGACACGAGGCGGTGCGGGACGCTCTTGGTTCAGAACCCCCCTCCCCTGTGGAAAACCTGCAGCCAGCAGCCAGTCCACAGGCTGAGAAGCGGAGACATGGGGAGGAGGACCTCAGCTTCCTGTTGGTGAAGGACAAAGATGGGCAGGACCAGCTTTTTGTGGACCTTG GTGTTTACacaaagaacagaaatttcCGCCTGTACAAGTCCTCCAAAGCAGGGAAGAATGTTGCCTTCAGCTTAGCTGAGGACAATGCATTTGTTCCGCCCCCAGACAAGCAAAGGTGCACAGAAGAACGTGTATTCCTGACTTCCCTGGTTACTAACATCAG TTTTACAGGACAGAAGATTCTGACGTCAGATGCCCCCGAGGTGACGGAAACCAGGCGGCTTCTTCTTGCACCTCAGTCTTTGCCTCGTGCCTCAG ATTCTGTAGCAGGACACCAGCTCTCACCTTACAAAGAAGTTGATGATTTCATCCTCCGTTTGATCCACAGGGATGCCGTTCAAGGAG CGATTAGGCGTTGGAGCTACTTTGTCTCGGAGCAGCTGCTTGTTTACGACATCCTCAAGTACCGCTGGTGTGGGAACGTGGGCCGCTTCCACAGGAGCAACAACATCAT GATTGTGGTGGACCTCAAACAAGAAGTTTGGTACCAGAAGTGTCATGACCCCATGTGCAAGAGTCAGAAGTACAGATCTCCAA GTTGTCCGCTGCCACAGGAGATCTGCATGAGCTGCCTGCTGAAGGAG GATGATGAAGACCAGGAGTACCTCATGGATGATGCGGGGAACATCGAGGCCAGTCAGAGACAGGAGGAGAGCAGGGACCTTAGTGGGGCAGAGCTCCGCCAGGCAGGGCAGGATGAGGGCTGGGAAGAGTGGCCCGACGACCAGGCCCACCTGGATGCGCTGGATGAGGTGGAAAGGGCTGCCTGGGATGAGGTGCCGGATGAGCTTCTGTTGGACGTGATGGCCAAGTACGAGTCATCAGAGTGCGCTGTGGCCGTTTCAAGGGCTGGGGTGGAGCCCCCCGGAGCACAAACAGAGACTTTCAGTTCCCTTTGCAGAATTGTGACAGAAACTTCACAAAGGTCTCCATCCATTCAtacctaa
- the casp3a gene encoding caspase-3a produces MSGTVDKVTKGQGGDSVDAKPGAGVPAQWPSAPTGHKEVDANLREHFYRYNLDYPTMGMCLIINNKNFDKRTGMNIRNGTDVDAGNVMKAFSKLGYKVKVANDQTVEQMKKELYTVSQQDHSNAASFVCVLLSHGDEGVLFGTDGAVELKTLTGYFRGDRCKTLVGKPKLFFIQACRGTELDAGIETDSSPDSSSEKIPVEADFLYAYSTAPGYYSWRNTMCGSWFIQSLCDMLSKHSFQLELMQILTRVNYKVALDFESSSNMPGFHAKKQIPCIVSMLTKEMYFSK; encoded by the exons ATGTCGGGAACGGTGGACAAAGTGACGAAGGGCCAAGGAGGGGACTCTGTGGACGCCAAGCCCGGCGCGGGTGTTCC agcgCAGTGGCCTTCGGCCCCCACTGGACACAAGGAGGTAGACGCCAACCTCCGAGAACATTTCTACAGGTACAACCTTGACTATCCCACCATGGGCATGTGcctcatcatcaacaacaagaACTTTGACAAAAGAACAG GCATGAACATCCGCAATGGCACAGATGTCGACGCCGGCAACGTGATGAAAGCGTTCAGTAAGCTGGGCTACAAAGTGAAGGTGGCCAATGACCAGACTGTAGAGCAGATGAAAAAGGAGTTGTACACAG TTTCTCAGCAGGACCACAGCAATGCCGCCTCCTTCGTATGTGTGCTGCTCAGCCACGGCGACGAGGGGGTGCTCTTTGGCACTGACGGAGCGGTGGAACTCAAGACCTTGACGGGCTACTTCCGGGGTGACCGCTGCAAGACGCTTGTGGGCAAACCCAAGCTCTTCTTCATCCAG GCGTGCAGAGGGACAGAGCTGGACGCGGGCATCGAAACGGACAGCTCACCGGACAGCTCTTCAGAAAAGATCCCTGTGGAGGCGGACTTCCTTTATGCCTACTCCACAGCACCAG GATACTACTCGTGGAGGAACACGATGTGCGGCTCATGGTTCATCCAGTCGCTCTGCGACATGCTCAGCAAGCACAGCTTCCAGCTGGAGCTCATGCAGATCCTGACACGTGTCAACTACAAGGTGGCTCTTGACTTTGAGTCCTCGTCCAACATGCCTGGCTTCCATGCCAAGAAGCAGATTCCCTGCATCGTGTCCATGTTGACCAAAGAGATGTACTTCTCCAAATGA
- the acsl1a gene encoding long-chain-fatty-acid--CoA ligase 1a isoform X2, whose product MQAQELLRHFRIPELEDLRQYVRSLPTNTLMGMGAFAAITTYWLATRPRAIKPPCDLGMQSVEVEGGEFARKSVLMSGDDKLMTYYYSDTRTMYEVFQRGKRVSNNGPCLGSRKPNKPYEWLSYQEVADRAELLGSALLHRGHSQAGDKFIGIFSQNRPEWTISELACSTYSLVSVPLYDTLGAEAIDYIIDKASISTVLCDVAEKARLILDCVATKEHTVRTLVLMEPFDAELVARGRKCGIEILSLKELEGIGAVHHKAPAPPKPDDLALICFTSGTTGNPKGAMLTHRNVVSNCSAFIKITERMFQLNPDDVLISFLPLAHMFEQVVEEVVLCHGARIGFFQGDIRLLMDDLKMLRPTVFPVVPRLLNRMFDRIFGQANTPLKRWLLDFASRRKEADLRSGVLRKDSMWDRLIFSKVQASLGGRVRLMITGAAPVSPTVLTFLRAALGCQFYEGYGQTECTAGCTLSMPGDWTAGHVGAPLPCSLVKLVDVADMNYYAINGEGEVCVKGPNVFQGYLKDPEKTAEAMDKDGWLHTGDIGKWLPNGTLKIVDRKKHIFKLAQGEYIAPEKIENIYMRSDPVAQAFIHGDSLQACLVGIIVPDPEILPSWSKRRGLEGSYAELCRSKELKDAILEDILRLGKEAGLKSFEQVKDIALHAEMFSVQNGLLTPTMKAKRADLRSHFREQIDELYAKIKM is encoded by the exons ATGCaagcccaggagctgctgcGCCACTTCCGCATCCCGGAGCTGGAGGACTTGCGCCAGTATGTGCGTAGCCTGCCCACCAACACGCTCATGGGCATGGGCGCCTTCGCAGCCATCACCACCTACTGGCTGGCGACGCGGCCGCGTGCCATCAAGCCACCCTGCGACCTGGGCATGCAGTCCGTGGAGGTCGAG GGCGGAGAGTTTGCTCGCAAGTCGGTGCTGATGAGCGGCGATGACAAGTTGATGACGTACTACTACAGCGACACCCGGACTATGTATGAGGTGTTCCAGCGAGGGAAACGCGTGTCCA ACAACGGGCCCTGCCTGGGCTCCCGGAAGCCCAACAAGCCCTACGAGTGGCTGTCCTACCAAGAG GTGGCAGACCGGGCCGAGCTGCTTGGGTCGGCGCTGCTCCACAGGGGACACTCGCAGGCCGGCGATAAGTTCATTGGGATCTTCTCCCAGAACCGACCAGAG TGGACAATCAGCGAGCTGGCGTGTTCCACCTACTCCCTGGTGTCTGTCCCCCTGTACGACACTCTGGGCGCAGAGGCCATCGATTACATCATtgacaaag CCTCCATCTCCACGGTGCTATGTGACGTTGCCGAGAAGGCCAGGCTCATCCTGGACTGCGTAGCCACCAAGGAGCACACGGTGCGAACCCTGGTGCTCATGGAGCCCTTCGACGCTGAGCTGGTGGCCAGAGGCAGGAAATGCGGCATCGAGATCCTGAGCCTCAAGGAGCTGGAG GGCATCGGCGCGGTGCATCACAAAGCACCTGCG CCGCCCAAACCCGATGACTTGGCCCTGATCTGCTTCACCAGCGGAACCACGG GAAACCCGAAGGGCGCGATGCTCACACACAGAAACGTCGTGTCCAACTGCTCTGCCTTCATTAAAATAACCGAG CGCATGTTCCAGCTCAACCCAGACGACGTGCTCATCTCTTTCCTGCCTCTGGCGCACATGTTTGAGCAGGTGGTGGAG GAGGTGGTTCTGTGCCACGGCGCTCGGATCGGCTTCTTTCAGGGCGACATCCGTCTGCTGATGGACGACCTGAAGATGCTGCGGCCGACCGTGTTCCCCGTGGTTCCTCGGCTGCTGAACCGCATGTTTGACAGG ATTTTCGGACAGGCGAACACGCCGCTGAAGCGCTGGCTGCTGGACTTCGCCTCTCGCAGGAAGGAGGCCGACCTGAGGAGCGGCGTGCTGAGGAAGGACAGCATGTGGGACCGCCTCATCTTCAGCAAGGTGCAG GCCAGTCTGGGCGGCCGCGTGCGGCTCATGATTACTGGAGCGGCTCCCGTGTCTCCCACAGTGCTCACTTTCCTGCGGGCAGCGCTGGGTTGCCAG ttCTACGAAGGCTACGGACAGACAGAATGCACTGCTGGATGCACCTTGTCCATGCCTGGTGACTGGACAGCGG GTCACGTGGGGGCCCCTCTGCCTTGCAGCCTGGTGAAGTTGGTGGACGTAGCGGATATGAATTACTACGCCATCAACGGGGAGGGAGAg gtgtgtgtgaaaggaCCAAACGTTTTCCAAGGCTACCTGAAAGACCCGGAGAAGACGGCGGAAGCCATGGACAAGGATGGCTGGCTGCACACCGGTGACATCGGCAAGTGGCTGCCG AACGGCACCCTGAAGATCGTGGACAGGAAGAAGCACATCTTCAAGCTGGCTCAGGGCGAGTACATTGCGCCCGAGAAGATCGAGAACATCTACATGCGCAGTGACCCGGTGGCCCAGGCCTTCATCCACGGTGACAGCCTGCAG GCGTGCCTGGTTGGCATCATAGTGCCCGACCCGGAGATCCTGCCCAGCTGGTCCAAAAGGAGGGGCCTGGAGGGCTCCTACGCGGAACTGTGTAGGAGCAAG GAGCTGAAGGACGCCATCCTGGAGGACATCCTCCGGCTAGGCAAGGAAGCTGGTCTGAAGTCCTTTGAGCAG GTGAAGGACATCGCCCTGCACGCCGAGATGTTCTCCGTCCAGAACGGGCTCCTCACCCCGACCATGAAGGCCAAGCGGGCCGACCTGCGCAGCCACTTCCGGGAGCAGATTGATGAGCTGTACGCCAAAATCAAGATGTAG
- the acsl1a gene encoding long-chain-fatty-acid--CoA ligase 1a isoform X1, with protein MQAQELLRHFRIPELEDLRQYVRSLPTNTLMGMGAFAAITTYWLATRPRAIKPPCDLGMQSVEVEGGEFARKSVLMSGDDKLMTYYYSDTRTMYEVFQRGKRVSNNGPCLGSRKPNKPYEWLSYQEVADRAELLGSALLHRGHSQAGDKFIGIFSQNRPEWTISELACSTYSLVSVPLYDTLGAEAIDYIIDKASISTVLCDVAEKARLILDCVATKEHTVRTLVLMEPFDAELVARGRKCGIEILSLKELEGIGAVHHKAPAPPKPDDLALICFTSGTTGNPKGAMLTHRNVVSNCSAFIKITEMYCMLKPSDIHVSYLPLAHMFERVVQEVVLCHGARIGFFQGDIRLLMDDLKMLRPTVFPVVPRLLNRMFDRIFGQANTPLKRWLLDFASRRKEADLRSGVLRKDSMWDRLIFSKVQASLGGRVRLMITGAAPVSPTVLTFLRAALGCQFYEGYGQTECTAGCTLSMPGDWTAGHVGAPLPCSLVKLVDVADMNYYAINGEGEVCVKGPNVFQGYLKDPEKTAEAMDKDGWLHTGDIGKWLPNGTLKIVDRKKHIFKLAQGEYIAPEKIENIYMRSDPVAQAFIHGDSLQACLVGIIVPDPEILPSWSKRRGLEGSYAELCRSKELKDAILEDILRLGKEAGLKSFEQVKDIALHAEMFSVQNGLLTPTMKAKRADLRSHFREQIDELYAKIKM; from the exons ATGCaagcccaggagctgctgcGCCACTTCCGCATCCCGGAGCTGGAGGACTTGCGCCAGTATGTGCGTAGCCTGCCCACCAACACGCTCATGGGCATGGGCGCCTTCGCAGCCATCACCACCTACTGGCTGGCGACGCGGCCGCGTGCCATCAAGCCACCCTGCGACCTGGGCATGCAGTCCGTGGAGGTCGAG GGCGGAGAGTTTGCTCGCAAGTCGGTGCTGATGAGCGGCGATGACAAGTTGATGACGTACTACTACAGCGACACCCGGACTATGTATGAGGTGTTCCAGCGAGGGAAACGCGTGTCCA ACAACGGGCCCTGCCTGGGCTCCCGGAAGCCCAACAAGCCCTACGAGTGGCTGTCCTACCAAGAG GTGGCAGACCGGGCCGAGCTGCTTGGGTCGGCGCTGCTCCACAGGGGACACTCGCAGGCCGGCGATAAGTTCATTGGGATCTTCTCCCAGAACCGACCAGAG TGGACAATCAGCGAGCTGGCGTGTTCCACCTACTCCCTGGTGTCTGTCCCCCTGTACGACACTCTGGGCGCAGAGGCCATCGATTACATCATtgacaaag CCTCCATCTCCACGGTGCTATGTGACGTTGCCGAGAAGGCCAGGCTCATCCTGGACTGCGTAGCCACCAAGGAGCACACGGTGCGAACCCTGGTGCTCATGGAGCCCTTCGACGCTGAGCTGGTGGCCAGAGGCAGGAAATGCGGCATCGAGATCCTGAGCCTCAAGGAGCTGGAG GGCATCGGCGCGGTGCATCACAAAGCACCTGCG CCGCCCAAACCCGATGACTTGGCCCTGATCTGCTTCACCAGCGGAACCACGG GAAACCCGAAGGGCGCGATGCTCACACACAGAAACGTCGTGTCCAACTGCTCTGCCTTCATTAAAATAACCGAG ATGTACTGCATGTTAAAACCCTCCGACATCCACGTGTCCTACCTGCCGCTCGCCCACATGTTTGAGAGGGTCGTTCAG GAGGTGGTTCTGTGCCACGGCGCTCGGATCGGCTTCTTTCAGGGCGACATCCGTCTGCTGATGGACGACCTGAAGATGCTGCGGCCGACCGTGTTCCCCGTGGTTCCTCGGCTGCTGAACCGCATGTTTGACAGG ATTTTCGGACAGGCGAACACGCCGCTGAAGCGCTGGCTGCTGGACTTCGCCTCTCGCAGGAAGGAGGCCGACCTGAGGAGCGGCGTGCTGAGGAAGGACAGCATGTGGGACCGCCTCATCTTCAGCAAGGTGCAG GCCAGTCTGGGCGGCCGCGTGCGGCTCATGATTACTGGAGCGGCTCCCGTGTCTCCCACAGTGCTCACTTTCCTGCGGGCAGCGCTGGGTTGCCAG ttCTACGAAGGCTACGGACAGACAGAATGCACTGCTGGATGCACCTTGTCCATGCCTGGTGACTGGACAGCGG GTCACGTGGGGGCCCCTCTGCCTTGCAGCCTGGTGAAGTTGGTGGACGTAGCGGATATGAATTACTACGCCATCAACGGGGAGGGAGAg gtgtgtgtgaaaggaCCAAACGTTTTCCAAGGCTACCTGAAAGACCCGGAGAAGACGGCGGAAGCCATGGACAAGGATGGCTGGCTGCACACCGGTGACATCGGCAAGTGGCTGCCG AACGGCACCCTGAAGATCGTGGACAGGAAGAAGCACATCTTCAAGCTGGCTCAGGGCGAGTACATTGCGCCCGAGAAGATCGAGAACATCTACATGCGCAGTGACCCGGTGGCCCAGGCCTTCATCCACGGTGACAGCCTGCAG GCGTGCCTGGTTGGCATCATAGTGCCCGACCCGGAGATCCTGCCCAGCTGGTCCAAAAGGAGGGGCCTGGAGGGCTCCTACGCGGAACTGTGTAGGAGCAAG GAGCTGAAGGACGCCATCCTGGAGGACATCCTCCGGCTAGGCAAGGAAGCTGGTCTGAAGTCCTTTGAGCAG GTGAAGGACATCGCCCTGCACGCCGAGATGTTCTCCGTCCAGAACGGGCTCCTCACCCCGACCATGAAGGCCAAGCGGGCCGACCTGCGCAGCCACTTCCGGGAGCAGATTGATGAGCTGTACGCCAAAATCAAGATGTAG